The DNA sequence CCCGAGCACCTGCTCGTCGTGCGGGTCCGCGCAGGACACCAGGCGGGCGTCCCGGCGGGAGCGGACCTCCAGACAGTCCCTGCGCTGCATGGTCGCCGTGTCGGCGAAGGCCGACCCCGGTTTCCGATGCCCGCCCAGCGGCCCGTACACCGGCCCGTGCGCGCCCAGCACCAGACAGGCGGTGCGCCGCCCGGCCGCCTCGAAGCCCGCCTCGGTCGGTACGACGGCGAAGCTGCGGACGTCCGCCAGCCTCCCGCGGAGCTCCTCCGTCCGCTCCTCGCACGCCCCCGGCCCCTTCTCCCGCGCCTCGGCGGCGGACGCGGCCCCGACGAACGCCAGCACCTGCCCGTCGGGCACCTTCTCCCGGCAACCGGGATCGACACTGAGCCGGGGCGTGCCCCGGAAGGGAGCCGTGCCGGGCCAGTCGGCGAGCACGCAGTCACCGTCCTTCAGCGCACTGCCGAGTCCGACGGTGTCGCCGTACGGCCGCGCGGACCCCGTGGTGTCCGGCGACTGGGCCATGGCGTACCAGACGCCCACTCCGGCGAGCGCCAGCCCGAGGATGCCGCCGAGGACCGCGTGGAGGATGCGGGGACGGGCTCGGCGCCGCCCGTCGGGACCGGGACCGAGGCCCTGTCGACCACCGTGTGCACCGGACGCGGGACCGAAGCCCGCCAGGCCGCCGGGCCGCTCGGACACCGGCATGGGCGGGGAGCCGAAGCCCGTCGCGCCGGGCATGCGCCCCGGCGGCGCCCCGTCCCAGTGCGGCTGCGAACCCAGGTCGGTCTGTGTCCGCGCGTACGCGTCGACCTCCGGAGTGACGATCCGCGACAGCGCCGCCTCCGCCTCCACCGCGGACATCCGCAGTGCCGGATCCTTCTCCAGCAACGCCCGCAGGACGGGCCCCAGCGCCCCGGCCCGCACGGCCGGCGGGGGCTCCTCCATGACCACCGCGGTGACCTGGGCCAGATGCGACTCGCGGTCGAAGGGCCCCCGGCCCTCGACGGCGTGGTACAGCGTGCAGCCCAGTGAGAACAGGTCGGTCGCCGGCGTCGGCGCCCCGCCCGTGACCCGCTCCGGCGCCAGATAGCCCGCCGTGCCCACGAGCACCGACGCCAGCGTGTACCGCGTCTCACCGGCGTCCGGCTGCACCGAGATGCCGTAGTCCGTGAGCAGCACCCGCCCGTACCGCGCCCCGGTGCGGTCCGGGGCCAGCAGGATGTTCGCCGGTTTCACGTCCCGGTGCATGACGCCCCGCTGGTGTCCGGCGGTCAGCGCGTCGAGGACGGCGAGCCCGATGCGGGCGCACTCCGCGGGTGCCAGCGGCCCGCGCTGGTCGATCAGGTCACGCAGATCGACGGCGCCCGTCACGTACTCCATGACGATCCACGGCAGCCCCTCGTGCTCCAGCACGTCGTGCACCGTCACCACATGCGGATGCCCGCGCAGCCCCGCCGCGTGCCGGGCCTCCGTTCGGGCACGGGCCACCCGGGCCTCACGCTCGCAGGCCTCGACCGGATCCCGGAACACGATCTCCTTCAGCGCGACCTCGCAGGCGAGTCTCCGGTCATGGGCGAGCCAGACATGGCCCATGCCGCCGCTGCCGAGCCGGTTCAGCAGCAGATAGCGGCCGGCGACGACCCGGCCCACTCCCGACGTCGATGATCCTGAAGGCATCCGGTGACTCCCCCGGGTTCTGCGGGTGCGCTACGTGGTTGTCAGACGGTCGAGGTTGCGCCGGGCCCGCCGGTGGACGGGGCGCTCGTCGCGGGCCGGCTGGTCTCGGGCGGCGGCGCGCTGCTGGTGACCGGAGCGCTGGTCGGGGCCGAGCTGGTGGTCTCCGGCGGTGAGCTGGGCGGGGACGGGGGTGGTGCGCTGGACGTGGGGTCCTTGGACGACGGGGGCTTCGCCGAGCCGGCCGGCGGGTCGGAGGAGGCCGGCTCGGACGAGGGCGGCGCCGCGGAGGACGGCGGGCCCGCGGACGGGGGCCCGCTGGTGGGACCCGGGCCGCTCGGTCCGGAGCTGACGGATCCGGAGGACGACGGCGGTGGAGTCGAGCCGGACGGCGGGGACGTGGACGTGGAGGACGACGAGGACGCCGACGGCGTCGACTCGGAAGACCCGGGCTCCGACCCCGACCCCGAACGCGGGGGAGTGGACGTCCCGGTCGACGAGCCACCGGACGTCGCCCCTCCGGCCACGCTCAACGTCACGTACTCCCCGAACCGCAGCTCCGTCCCGGCCGGCGGATCCGATGCCGTGACCCGGGCGTGGTCCGGCGGCAGCCCTCCGCCGGCGAGGGCGGCCGCCAGCCCCTTGCCGGCCAGCCGCCGGCTCGCCTGCCCGAACGTCGTCCCGGTGAGGTCGGGCACCGCACGCCGCTCCCGTGTGTCGAACTCCGTGTCGTCCTCGCCCGTGGTGCCGACGGGCCGGTTGACGCCCCGGTCGGGTTCTTGGACGTCCACGAGAGCGAGCTGCTCCACTTTCCGCGTCGCGGGCCGCACGGCCACCACGGACGACTTCTCGTAGCCCTTCCACTCCTCGTTGCGGTCGTCGAACTCGACCCTTATCCGCGTCGTGTCACCCTCGAAGGGCCGCAGCGGATTTCCGCACGAGCACTTCACCGCGGGAAGCCCCCGCTCGTCGACGAGAATCGCGATTCCCGTCTGCAGCAGCGCGTTGAAGGGGACGGCTTTTCCCTTTTTGTAGTCGTGGTTCTTCACGAGAGTGTCGTGACGCAGGAGTACGGCTGTGAGGCGGCCGAGATACCCCGGAATCTCTGCTGCACTGATGGAGAGCGCGGCTGCCCAGG is a window from the Streptomyces sp. NBC_00299 genome containing:
- a CDS encoding serine/threonine-protein kinase, with the protein product MPSGSSTSGVGRVVAGRYLLLNRLGSGGMGHVWLAHDRRLACEVALKEIVFRDPVEACEREARVARARTEARHAAGLRGHPHVVTVHDVLEHEGLPWIVMEYVTGAVDLRDLIDQRGPLAPAECARIGLAVLDALTAGHQRGVMHRDVKPANILLAPDRTGARYGRVLLTDYGISVQPDAGETRYTLASVLVGTAGYLAPERVTGGAPTPATDLFSLGCTLYHAVEGRGPFDRESHLAQVTAVVMEEPPPAVRAGALGPVLRALLEKDPALRMSAVEAEAALSRIVTPEVDAYARTQTDLGSQPHWDGAPPGRMPGATGFGSPPMPVSERPGGLAGFGPASGAHGGRQGLGPGPDGRRRARPRILHAVLGGILGLALAGVGVWYAMAQSPDTTGSARPYGDTVGLGSALKDGDCVLADWPGTAPFRGTPRLSVDPGCREKVPDGQVLAFVGAASAAEAREKGPGACEERTEELRGRLADVRSFAVVPTEAGFEAAGRRTACLVLGAHGPVYGPLGGHRKPGSAFADTATMQRRDCLEVRSRRDARLVSCADPHDEQVLGFTRLGDDVTLAEARTESDTACARQVPPRDYGFDPSVYTAGSWTSEGAWKTGTHFVVCTVRKQNGGTMEGDEA
- a CDS encoding DUF6777 domain-containing protein, with translation MVKAVAAGVPSLAPFFDENQGLGRDAQVRAPAAHGGLQQGDTPGLYGGSKQPTICDVVRLEEFLTDPANERKAQAWAAALSISAAEIPGYLGRLTAVLLRHDTLVKNHDYKKGKAVPFNALLQTGIAILVDERGLPAVKCSCGNPLRPFEGDTTRIRVEFDDRNEEWKGYEKSSVVAVRPATRKVEQLALVDVQEPDRGVNRPVGTTGEDDTEFDTRERRAVPDLTGTTFGQASRRLAGKGLAAALAGGGLPPDHARVTASDPPAGTELRFGEYVTLSVAGGATSGGSSTGTSTPPRSGSGSEPGSSESTPSASSSSSTSTSPPSGSTPPPSSSGSVSSGPSGPGPTSGPPSAGPPSSAAPPSSEPASSDPPAGSAKPPSSKDPTSSAPPPSPPSSPPETTSSAPTSAPVTSSAPPPETSRPATSAPSTGGPGATSTV